In Rattus rattus isolate New Zealand chromosome 9, Rrattus_CSIRO_v1, whole genome shotgun sequence, a genomic segment contains:
- the Llgl2 gene encoding LLGL scribble cell polarity complex component 2 has product MEEKMSQQMCRVCRGGHQLSKMRRFLRTGHDPARERLKRDLFQFNKTVEHGFPHQPSALGYSPSLRILAIGTRSGAVKLYGAPGVEFMGLHKENNAVLQIHFLPGQCQLVTLLDDNSLHLWSLKVKGGVSELQEEESFTLRGPPGAAPSATQITEILPHSSGELLYLGTESGSVFVVRLPGFCALHDRTISSDEVLQWLPEEARHRRVFEMVEALQEHPRDPNQILIGYSRGLVVIWDLRDSRVLSHFLSHQQLENVSWQRDGCLIVTCHSDGSHCQWSVPSDSQSPEPLRSSVPYGPFPCKAITKIFWLTTRQGLPFTIFQGGMPRASYGDRHCISVVHNGQQTAFDFTSRVIDFTVLMEADPAAAFDDPYALVVLAEEELVVIDLQTPGWPPVQLPYLASLHCSAITCSHHVSNIPLKLWERIIAAGSRQNSHFSTMEWPIDGGTSLVPPPPQRDLLLTGHEDGTVRFWDASGVCLRLLYKLSTVRVFLTDTDLSENLSAQGEDEWPPLRKVGSFDPYSDDPRLGIQKIFLCKYSGYLAVAGTAGQVLVLELNDEAAEHAVEQVEADLLQDQEGYRWKGHERLAARPGPVRFEAGFQPFVLVQCQPPAVVTSLALHSEWRLVAFGTSHGFGLFDHQQRRQVFVKCTLHPSDQLALEGPLSRVKSLKKSLRQSFRRMRRSRASSHKRRPAHPQAQPNFLQAQAQAVNTKAERTGLQNMELAPVQRKIEARSAEDSFTGFVRTLYFADTYLRDSSRHCPSLWAGTNGGTVYAFSLRVPPAERRTDEPVRAEQAKEIQLMHRAPVVGILVLDGHNVPLPEPLEVAHDLSKSPDMQGSHQLLVVSEEQFKVFTLPKVSAKLKLKLTALEGSRVRRVGVAHFGSCRAEDYGEHHLAVLTNLGDIQVVSVPLLKPQVRYSCIRREDVSGIASCVFTKYGQGFYLISPSEFERFSLSTKWLVEPRCLVDSAKARNHNRPSNGNSTGPKRTSGQVRNSRSQSDGAETKPGPVMEHALLSDASGVLKEVQSTLEGDQGSCGNWRSHRVAVGCRLSNGEAE; this is encoded by the exons ACAGTGGAACATGGCTTCCCACACCAGCCCAGCGCCCTCGGCTATAGTCCTTCGCTGCGCATCCTGGCCATCGGTACCCGCTCTGGAGCTGTCAAACT ATATGGTGCCCCCGGGGTAGAGTTCATGGGGCTTCACAAGGAGAACAATGCTGTGTTGCAGATCCACTTCCTACCTGGTCAG TGTCAGCTGGTCACTCTGCTGGATGACAACAGCCTGCACCTGTGGAGCCTGAAGGTCAAGGGTGGGGTGTCAGAgctgcaggaagaagagagcttCACTTTGCGTGGTCCCCCAGG GGCGGCCCCCAGTGCCACGCAGATCACTGAGATCCTACCTCACTCCTCCGGAGAACTGCTCTACCTGGGCACTGAGAGCGGCAGTGTGTTTGTGGTGCGGCTGCCTGGGTTCTGCGCACTGCACGACAGGACCATCAGTTCAGACGAGGTGCTGCAATG GTTGCCAGAGGAGGCCCGGCACCGGCGAGTGTTTGAGATGGTGGAGGCTCTGCAGGAGCACCCTAGAGACCCCAACCAAATCCTCATTGGCTACAGCCGAGGCCTCGTCGTCATCTGGGACCTTCGGGACAGTCGAGTGCTCAGCCACTTcctgagccaccag cAACTGGAGAACGTCAGCTGGCAGCGGGATGGCTGCCTGATCGTCACCTGCCACTCCGACGGCAGCCACTGCCAGTGGTCCGTGCCCAGTGACTCCCAGAGCCCAGAACCTCTGCGCAGTTCTGTACCTTATG GTCCTTTTCCTTGCAAAGCTATCACCAAAATCTTCTGGCTTACCACCAGGCAAGG GTTGCCCTTCACCATCTTCCAGGGCGGTATGCCCCGGGCCAGCTACGGGGACCGCCACTGCATCTCAGTGGTCCACAATGGCCAGCAGACAGCCTTTGACTTCACCTCCCGTGTCATCGACTTCACTGTTCTCATGGAGGCTGACCCTGCGGCTG CCTTTGATGACCCCTACGCCCTGGTGGTGCTTGCCGAGGAGGAACTGGTGGTGATTGACCTGCAGACGCCCGGCTGGCCGCCAGTCCAGCTGCCCTACCTGGCTTCCCTGCACTGTTCGGCCATTACCTGCTCCCATCACGTCTCCAACATCCCCCTGAAGCTGTGGGAACGAATCATCGCTGCCGGCAGCCGCCAGAACTCGCACTTCTCCACCATG GAGTGGCCCATAGATGGTGGTACCAGCCTGGTCCCGCCTCCACCCCAGAGGGACCTGCTGCTCACAGG GCACGAGGATGGCACAGTGCGGTTCTGGGACGCCTCGGGTGTCTGTTTACGGCTGCTGTACAAACTCAGTACCGTGAGGGTGTTCCTTACAGACACAGACCTCAGCGAGAACCTCAGCGCCCAGGGTGAGGACGAGTGGCCCCCACTCCGCAAG GTGGGCTCCTTTGATCCCTACAGTGATGATCCGCGGCTGGGCATCCAGAAGATTTTCCTCTGCAAATACAGTGGCTACCTGGCTGTGGCAGGCACGGCAGGGCAG GTGCTGGTGCTGGAGCTGAACGATGAGGCGGCAGAGCACGCCGTGGAGCAGGTGGAGGCTGACCTGCTGCAGGACCAGGAGGGCTACCGCTGGAAGGGCCACGAGCGCCTCGCCGCCCGCCCCGGGCCCGTGCGCTTTGAGGCGGGCTTTCAGCCCTTTGTACTGGTGCAGTGCCAGCCCCCAGCTGTGGTCACCTCCCTGGCTCTGCACTCTGAGTGGCGGCTTGTGGCCTTTGGCACCAGCCACGGTTTCGGCCTCTTCGATCACCAGCAGCGGCGGCAGGTCTTTGTCAA GTGCACACTTCACCCCAGTGACCAGCTGGCCTTGGAGGGCCCACTGTCCCGCGTAAAGTCCCTCAAGAAGTCCCTACGTCAGTCATTCCGTCGGATGCGCCGCAGCAGGGCGTCCAGTCATAAACGGCGGCCTG CCCACCCTCAGGCCCAGCCCAACTTCCTGCAGGCGCAGGCTCAGGCCGTGAACACCAAGGCGGAACGGACAGGGCTGCAGAACATGGAGCTGGCACCTGTGCAGCGCAAGATCGAGGCCCGCTCGGCAGAGGACTCCTTCACCGGCTTTGTTCGGACCCTCTATTTTGCTGACACCTACCTGAGGGACA GTTCCCGCCACTGTCCCTCGCTGTGGGCTGGCACCAATGGAGGCACCGTCTATGCCTTCTCCCTGCGCGTGCCTCCTGCAGAAAGAAGAACGGATGAGCCTGTCCGGGCAGAGCAGG CCAAGGAGATCCAGCTGATGCATCGTGCACCTGTGGTGGGCATCCTGGTGCTTGACGGACACAACGTACCCCTTCCCGAGCCCCTGGAAGTAGCCCATGACCTGTCCAAGAGCCCAGACATGCAAGGAAGCCACCAGCTGCTTGTGGTGTCAGAGGAGCAATTCAAG GTGTTCACGCTGCCCAAGGTGAGCGCCAAGCTGAAGCTGAAGCTGACAGCCCTGGAAGGCTCGCGGGTGCGACGAGTCGGGGTTGCCCACTTCGGCAGCTGCAGGGCGGAGGACTATGGGGAGCACCACCTGGCAGTGCTCACCAACTTGGGTGACATCCAGGTGGTCTCAGTGCCCCTGCTCAAGCCCCAGGTGCGGTACAGCTGCATCCGCCGGGAGGACGTCAGTGGCATAGCCTCTTGCGTCTTCACCAAGTACGGCCAAG gcTTCTACCTGATATCACCTTCGGAGTTCGAGCGCTTTTCTCTCTCCACCAAGTGGCTGGTTGAGCCCCGGTGTTTGGTGGATTCAGCCAAAGCCAGGAACCACAACCGGCCCAGTAATGGCAATAGCACAGGCCCCAAAAGGACCTCCGGCCAAGTCAG GAACTCACGGAGCCAGAGTGATGGAGCTG AGACGAAGCCTGGCCCAGTGATGGAGCACGCACTGCTCAGTGACGCCT CAGGGGTCCTAAAGGAAGTCCAGAGCACGCTAGAGGGGGACCAGGG AAGCTGTGGCAATTGGCGCTCTCACCGTGTGGCTGTGGGTTGCAGGCTGAGCAATGGCGAAG CAGAGTGA